Proteins co-encoded in one Deltaproteobacteria bacterium genomic window:
- a CDS encoding AbrB/MazE/SpoVT family DNA-binding domain-containing protein, giving the protein MRTKVTKRGQVSVPSEVRKRLRIDANTTLEWVIEGNTARIVPVPGDPISAFRGSGPKGSVQRLLKERARDRRREDGR; this is encoded by the coding sequence ATGCGTACCAAGGTCACAAAACGCGGACAAGTCTCGGTTCCTTCGGAAGTTAGAAAGAGGCTCCGCATCGACGCCAACACAACTCTCGAATGGGTCATTGAAGGCAACACGGCCAGAATCGTGCCGGTGCCTGGCGATCCCATCAGCGCCTTTCGCGGATCCGGCCCTAAGGGTTCGGTCCAACGGCTGCTCAAGGAACGCGCCCGGGATCGGCGCCGAGAAGATGGCCGTTAA
- a CDS encoding type II toxin-antitoxin system VapC family toxin, whose translation MAVKNLFVLDTSALLALRDNEPGASRVDRLLRQATRKQYRLLASFMTRMEVLYIIWREEGEQSARDALRLVDSFAMDWVSCDAAILDCAARVKSAGGLSLADSWIAATAIVHEATLVHKDPEFQKVSDLSQEFLRP comes from the coding sequence ATGGCCGTTAAGAATCTATTCGTTTTGGATACTTCTGCGCTGCTCGCTTTACGGGACAACGAGCCGGGCGCGAGTCGCGTCGACAGGCTTTTGCGTCAAGCTACACGGAAGCAATATCGGCTGCTGGCTTCTTTCATGACCCGGATGGAAGTCCTTTACATTATTTGGCGCGAAGAGGGTGAGCAGAGCGCGCGCGACGCGCTGCGACTGGTAGACTCCTTCGCCATGGATTGGGTTAGTTGCGATGCGGCCATACTTGATTGTGCCGCACGAGTTAAATCGGCCGGCGGCCTATCGCTCGCAGACAGCTGGATTGCAGCCACCGCAATCGTCCATGAAGCGACCCTTGTCCATAAAGACCCTGAATTTCAAAAGGTTTCAGATCTCTCGCAAGAATTCCTGAGACCCTAA